The Rhinoraja longicauda isolate Sanriku21f chromosome 19, sRhiLon1.1, whole genome shotgun sequence genome includes a window with the following:
- the LOC144602720 gene encoding G patch domain and ankyrin repeat-containing protein 1-like — protein sequence MSRRQLVTFTRAVEDGDAWRDGRRQVPCSPLPGAGGLDGEQARSFYEGVLASSSQASTSTSVARKHKAEPRRERAGGPSGHQLGGQRNGHLLLKSAQDGDLKMLRGLLETGASDINFRDSYYWTATMCAAYSGQLEAVRHLLSLGAAWVGVCDCTGRDALDLARLAGHPGIVTALEEYHSRPEEHEDHRELREERGRKLCRVCGLEYTEDSVQQHERSTLHLVSKAGAHAPTHYSIPDTNLGFRMMVRGGWDREEGLGPCGKGRKFPISTALKRDQRGLGFHRGPRPRVTHFQAMDPQAVQRLGRDPRRDHREATVNRSEERRREARGRRWERELRVYMDL from the exons ATGAGCCGCCGGCAGCTGGTCACCTTCACCCGGGCGGTGGAGGACGGAGACGCGTGGAGGGACGGCAGGCGGCAGGTGCCCTGCTCTCCTCTCCCCGGGGCGGGAGGGTTGGACGGGGAACAGGCCAGGAGCTTCTATGAGGGCGTCCTTGCTTCCAGCAGCCaagccagcaccagcaccagcgtgGCCCGTAAACACAAGGCCGAGCCGAGGAGAGAGCGGGCAGGTGGCCCAAGCGGGCATCAGCTCGGAGGGCAGAGGAATGGGCATCTGCTGCTGAAATCCGCCCAGGACGGAGACCTGAAAATGCTCCGGGGTTTGCTGGAGACGGGGGCAAGTGACATAAACTTCCGGGACAGTTATTACTGGACTGCCACCATGTGCGCAGCGTACAGCGGGCAGCTGGAAGCGGTCAGGCACTTGCTGAGTCTCGGAGCGGCGTGGGTCGGGGTGTGTGATTGCACTGGGCGCGATGCTCTGGATTTGGCCCGGCTGGCCGGGCACCCAGGGATCGTGACTGCTCTGGAGGAATATCACTCTCGTCCAGAGGAACACGAAGACCACAG GGAGTtgcgggaggagagggggaggaagctgTGCCGGGTGTGTGGGCTGGAGTACACAGAGGACAGCGTGCAACAACACGAGAGGTCCACGCTGCACCTTGTGAGCAAGGCCGGGGCCCATGCACCCACGCACTACAGCATCCCCGATACCAACCTGGGCTTCCGCATGATGGTGCGGGGCGGCTGGGACCGCGAGGAAGGCCTGGGCCCATGTGGGAAGGGCCGCAAGTTCCCCATCAGCACCGCGCTGAAGAGAGACCAGCGGGGGCTGGGCTTCCACAGGGGCCCACGGCCCAGGGTCACGCACTTCCAGGCCATGGACCCCCAGGCCGTCCAGCGGCTGGGCCGCGATCCCCGCCGCGACCACCGGGAGGCGACGGTGAACCGCAGCGAGGAGCGGCGCAGGGAGGCCAggggcaggcggtgggagagggaACTCAGGGTCTACATGGACCTGTAG
- the LOC144602869 gene encoding zinc-binding protein A33-like, whose amino-acid sequence MCEGSPHLCEGSPHLCEGSPHLCEGSLHLCEGSPHLCEGSPHLCEGSPHLCEGSPHLCEGSPRQCPTTAAPLHRCPSRPLQEQSCSLHAHISFEFARIHRVLSEREQRLSNELQDAEERILAQMQENLQRMQDTLDSVERFLRQLQMRMEQPDIVALIKEESIWNKRFADKHDTLDVVDLELPLGVFRGPLQYMAWREMVEAISPVPAPLTLNPDTANPWLQLSEDLCSVWMGAVRQTLPESRWRFDRCAGVLAAQGFASGCHYWEVEVGAKTEWDLGVVRRSCHRKGRLERQPRDGYWRMSLRSGGGYQVVTEPPTRLALDRRPLTVGVYLDHEGGQVSFYDAGSMAHLYTFTHAFSETLYPYFCPCLTDGGKNAEPMKICRVTSHNLPVMLPAQSDTSSTTTTTHHPHPS is encoded by the exons ATGTGTGAGGGATCTCCCCACCTGTGTGAGGGTTCTCCCCACCTGTGTGAGGGATCTCCCCACCTGTGTGAGGGATCTCTCCACCTGTGTGAGGGATCTCCCCACCTGTGTGAGGGATCTCCCCACCTGTGTGAGGGATCTCCCCACCTGTGTGAGGGATCTCCCCACCTGTGTGAGGGATCTCCCCGCCAGTGCCCCACTACAGCCGCCCCCCTGCACCGCTGTCCGTCTCGCCCGCTGCAGGAGCAGTCATGCAGCCTGCATGCCCACATCAGCTTCGAGTTTGCGCGCATACACCGGGTGCTGAGCGAGAGGGAGCAACGCCTGAGCAACGAGCTGCAGGATGCAGAGGAGCGGATCCTGGCCCAGATGCAGGAGAACCTGCAGCGCATGCAGGACACGCTGGATTCCGTGGAgcgcttcctgcggcagctgcagATGCGCATGGAGCAGCCGGACATCGTAGCTCTGATCAAG GAAGAAAGTATTTGGAACAAGAG GTTCGCGGACAAACACGACACCCTGGACGTGGTGGACCTGGAGCTGCCGCTGGGAGTGTTCAGGGGCCCTCTGCAGTACATGGCCTGGCGGGAGATGGTGGAAGCCATCAGTCCTG TGCCAGCCCCACTGACGTTGAATCCCGACACGGCTAACCCGTGGCTGCAGCTGTCCGAGGATCTGTGCAGCGTGTGGATGGGGGCCGTGCGCCAGACTCTCCCAGAGTCCCGGTGGCGGTTTGACCGGTGCGCCGGGGTGCTGGCGGCCCAGGGCTTCGCGTCCGGCTGCcactactgggaggtggaggtgggcgcCAAGACGGAGTGGGACCTGGGCGTGGTGCGGCGGTCCTGCCATCGCAAGGGCAGGCTGGAGCGCCAGCCCCGGGACGGCTACTGGCGGATGAGTCTGCGGAGCGGCGGGGGGTACCAGGTGGTGACCGAACCCCCCACTCGCCTGGCCCTGGATCGCCGGCCGCTGACCGTCGGCGTGTACCTGGACCACGAGGGAGGGCAGGTGTCCTTCTACGACGCGGGCAGCATGGCGCACCTGTACACCTTCACCCACGCCTTCTCCGAGACCCTGTACCCCTACTTCTGCCCCTGCCTCACCGACGGAGGCAAGAACGCCGAGCCCATGAAGATCTGCCGCGTCACCAGCCACAACCTGCCCGTGATGTTACCCGCACAATCCGACACCtcatccaccaccaccaccacccatcacccccacccctcctaa